One Psychrobacillus glaciei genomic region harbors:
- the qoxB gene encoding cytochrome aa3 quinol oxidase subunit I — MDFFKQFAVPHPSFLIYASMVGIGLTMLAIVVGITYFKKWGYLWKEWLTTVDHKRIGIMYLLSALLMLFRGGVDAIMMRAQLALPDNTLLDSEHYNEVFTTHGVVMILFMAMPFIMFFFNFLVPLQIGARDVAFPRLNAISFWLFFMGMGLFNLSFIIGGSPDAGWTSYFPLAGNEFSTSVGTNYYMIAIQIAGLGTLMTGINFMTTILKMRAPGMSLMKMPMFTWSAFIANVIIVFAFPVLTVALAMGTMDRLFGTNFFTTANGGMDMMWANLFWVWGHPEVYILILPAFGLYSEIISTFARRNLYGYKSMVASMVLISLLSFFVWAHHFFTMGQGPVSNSIFSITTMAIAVPTGVKMFNWLFTLWKGKIVFTTPMLYSVLFIPLFTLGGVTGVMLAMSAADYQYHNTMFLVAHFHNVIIPGVVYAMLAGLTYYWPKMFGFMLNEKIGKWTVWLLSIGFVLAFIPMYITGLDGQARRMYTYSESTGFGPLNMVAFFGAGLMAVGFVLLVYNIYYSTRYASRDISNDPWDARSLEWATHTPVPEYNFAITPKVNSTQAFWDSKKNGHELFPGKLEKIHMPNNSGLPFIMGCAFFGFGFAMVFSMWPIAIISLIGLLACLAYRSFEKDHGRYISVEEIEETEAKLRGAKK; from the coding sequence ATGGATTTCTTTAAACAGTTTGCGGTACCACATCCAAGCTTTTTAATATACGCATCCATGGTTGGCATTGGTCTAACTATGCTTGCAATAGTCGTAGGGATTACCTATTTTAAAAAATGGGGGTATCTATGGAAAGAATGGTTAACAACTGTTGACCATAAACGAATTGGTATTATGTATTTGCTATCTGCTTTGCTAATGCTATTCCGTGGTGGCGTAGATGCTATCATGATGCGTGCTCAACTAGCATTACCTGATAACACCCTGCTAGATTCTGAGCATTATAACGAAGTTTTCACGACACACGGGGTCGTTATGATCCTGTTTATGGCAATGCCGTTTATTATGTTTTTCTTTAATTTCCTTGTTCCATTGCAAATCGGGGCTCGTGACGTAGCGTTTCCACGATTAAATGCGATAAGCTTTTGGTTATTCTTTATGGGGATGGGATTATTCAACCTCTCATTCATTATAGGTGGTTCACCTGATGCAGGATGGACTTCTTATTTCCCACTTGCAGGAAATGAGTTCAGTACCTCTGTAGGAACCAACTATTATATGATTGCAATACAAATAGCCGGTCTCGGAACATTAATGACTGGTATTAACTTTATGACGACGATTCTAAAAATGAGAGCACCTGGTATGTCTTTAATGAAAATGCCAATGTTCACATGGTCTGCGTTTATCGCCAATGTAATTATTGTTTTCGCTTTCCCTGTATTAACAGTAGCACTTGCAATGGGAACGATGGATCGACTATTCGGAACAAACTTCTTTACAACCGCTAATGGTGGTATGGATATGATGTGGGCTAACTTGTTCTGGGTTTGGGGACATCCGGAAGTATATATCTTAATCTTGCCTGCTTTTGGTCTTTACAGTGAAATTATATCCACTTTTGCACGCCGTAATTTATATGGTTATAAATCAATGGTTGCATCAATGGTTCTTATCTCTTTATTATCGTTTTTTGTATGGGCTCACCATTTCTTTACGATGGGTCAAGGTCCAGTATCAAATAGTATTTTCTCGATTACCACAATGGCGATTGCCGTTCCTACCGGAGTTAAGATGTTTAACTGGCTGTTCACGCTTTGGAAAGGGAAAATTGTATTTACAACCCCGATGCTATACTCTGTACTCTTCATTCCTTTGTTCACATTAGGTGGAGTTACAGGAGTTATGCTTGCAATGTCAGCAGCTGACTATCAATATCATAATACGATGTTTTTAGTGGCTCACTTCCATAATGTAATCATTCCGGGAGTAGTTTATGCGATGCTTGCAGGTCTTACTTACTACTGGCCAAAAATGTTTGGCTTCATGTTGAATGAAAAAATTGGTAAATGGACAGTTTGGTTACTTTCCATCGGCTTCGTCTTAGCCTTCATACCAATGTATATTACAGGTTTAGATGGTCAAGCACGTCGTATGTATACTTATTCCGAATCAACAGGATTTGGTCCGTTGAATATGGTTGCATTCTTCGGTGCAGGCTTGATGGCTGTAGGTTTTGTTTTACTTGTTTATAACATTTACTATAGTACGCGTTATGCATCAAGGGATATTAGTAATGACCCTTGGGATGCACGTTCCCTTGAATGGGCAACACATACACCAGTACCGGAGTATAACTTTGCCATTACACCAAAAGTTAATTCAACCCAAGCATTTTGGGATTCTAAGAAGAATGGTCATGAATTATTCCCGGGTAAACTGGAAAAGATTCATATGCCTAATAACAGTGGATTACCATTCATTATGGGCTGTGCCTTCTTTGGCTTTGGATTTGCAATGGTATTCAGCATGTGGCCAATCGCCATTATTTCGTTAATCGGTTTATTGGCTTGCCTTGCTTACCGGTCATTTGAGAAAGATCACGGACGATACATCTCTGTCGAAGAGATTGAAGAAACTGAAGCAAAATTGCGAGGTGCTAAAAAATGA
- the qoxA gene encoding cytochrome aa3 quinol oxidase subunit II encodes MKLKMKWVLFTMFLTVATVLSGCEPLLVLDPKGPQAEAQAHDIMFSIWMMSGVVIVVFAILIFILIKYRASKQSEDYEPPHIEGNHIVEAICVGIPIIIVIILSIVSVRSNYEVEAIPVKYEDQKPLVVYASSSNWKWHFSYPEENIETVNYLYIPANRPIEFRLYSYGPITSFWIPQLGGQKYAMSDMVTTLFLAADGEGEYDGRNANFSGAGFAQNTFQVTSMSQADFDDWVKEVHETAKTLTKEKFEELLKPGHLGRSTYNGTHLEFSPAPEHQSMSDMSDMPGMSDSHDQESHEESEHSHH; translated from the coding sequence ATGAAATTGAAAATGAAATGGGTTCTATTTACAATGTTTCTCACTGTAGCCACTGTGCTATCTGGTTGTGAACCATTATTAGTATTAGATCCGAAAGGTCCACAAGCTGAAGCGCAAGCGCATGATATTATGTTTTCCATTTGGATGATGTCTGGTGTTGTAATTGTTGTTTTTGCGATTTTAATATTTATTTTAATTAAATATCGTGCTTCTAAACAAAGTGAAGATTATGAACCACCACATATTGAAGGAAATCATATTGTGGAAGCGATTTGTGTAGGAATTCCAATTATTATTGTAATAATTCTTTCCATCGTTTCAGTCAGAAGTAACTATGAAGTAGAGGCAATACCAGTAAAATATGAAGATCAAAAGCCATTAGTAGTTTATGCTTCATCTTCCAACTGGAAGTGGCACTTTAGTTATCCAGAAGAAAATATTGAGACAGTAAACTATCTATATATTCCAGCTAACCGTCCTATTGAATTTAGACTTTATTCGTATGGGCCAATCACCAGCTTCTGGATTCCACAACTTGGCGGCCAAAAATATGCTATGTCGGATATGGTTACGACGTTATTCTTAGCAGCTGATGGGGAAGGCGAGTACGATGGTCGAAACGCAAACTTTAGTGGTGCAGGTTTTGCACAAAATACGTTCCAAGTTACTTCCATGTCTCAAGCTGACTTTGATGACTGGGTAAAAGAAGTACATGAAACAGCTAAAACACTTACAAAAGAAAAGTTTGAAGAATTATTAAAACCCGGACATTTGGGGCGTTCCACTTATAATGGAACTCATTTAGAATTCTCACCAGCTCCAGAACACCAGAGCATGTCCGATATGTCCGATATGCCAGGCATGTCTGATTCACATGATCAAGAATCACATGAAGAATCAGAACACTCTCATCATTGA
- a CDS encoding YqjF family protein, whose product MYRNQWIMTQVWHDVLFLHWPVSPDDLVEHIPPELELDLYNGRAWIGLIFFKVKGNRPRLTPSILGFSSFLELNVRTYVTFEGKVGVHFFSLDANNSLIVKLSTLGGFLPFRHAKISLKRRKNKFTIQSIYRDKKTIREVFVTTFESMPSSIESNPFERWLTERYHLWTKTKDQLFRVDIRHSPWILQNVTGRVIENSMGTFLKSNYQVNAPIAHYSKMKKALIFPPVKENTENK is encoded by the coding sequence ATGTATCGAAATCAGTGGATAATGACACAAGTATGGCATGATGTATTATTTCTTCATTGGCCAGTTTCTCCAGACGACTTGGTTGAACACATTCCTCCTGAACTAGAACTGGATCTCTATAACGGGAGGGCGTGGATTGGGTTAATATTTTTCAAAGTAAAAGGGAATCGTCCAAGACTTACTCCTTCTATACTTGGATTTAGCTCTTTTTTAGAGCTAAACGTTCGTACGTATGTCACATTTGAGGGGAAAGTAGGTGTGCATTTCTTCAGTTTAGATGCGAATAATTCTTTGATTGTAAAATTGTCGACACTCGGAGGCTTTTTGCCTTTTCGTCACGCGAAGATAAGTTTAAAACGACGCAAGAATAAATTTACGATTCAGAGTATATATAGAGACAAAAAAACAATTCGGGAAGTGTTTGTTACAACATTTGAATCGATGCCTAGTTCGATTGAAAGTAATCCATTCGAACGGTGGTTGACGGAACGGTATCATTTGTGGACAAAAACGAAAGATCAATTATTTCGTGTAGATATTAGGCATTCTCCTTGGATTTTACAAAATGTTACTGGTAGAGTAATTGAAAATTCAATGGGAACATTTTTAAAAAGTAATTATCAAGTGAATGCTCCAATAGCCCACTATTCTAAAATGAAAAAAGCACTTATATTTCCGCCTGTAAAGGAAAATACGGAGAACAAATAA
- a CDS encoding MDR family MFS transporter: protein MNRETKVKPVMAALLLGIFMASLDNTIVATSMGSIIGDLGGMDKYVWVTSAYLVAEMAGMPIFGKLSDMYGRKKFFIFGILLFLIGSILCGTAQTMVQLCVFRAIQGIGGSALMPIAFTIIWDVVPSESRGKMSGLFGAVFGLSSIAGPLLGSFITDHIHWRWIFYINIPIGLLALGLIALFYNESKTHSRQIIDWAGAIFLVSFSVSLMFALELGGDTYSWSSWQIISLFILSAVCFVAFLIIEKYAKDPILPFDLFKERLYTTSVLTGMFYGGVFMVSTIYIPLYIQGVTGGSATNSGLLLLPMMVTSSIGAAMGGALANKFSYRSIMIVSSILLGTGAILLGTLEPSTPRWMLTIYMMIVGLGVGPSFSILGMSAIQKALPQQRGSASSTSSFLRALGMTLGITIFGVIQRNSFISGLPESFKQNVVGGNSRAILSPELRAKIPADILKQITDVLSNSLTTTFLWTLVPLALAFVFILLMSKEKLSDSQMFQDK from the coding sequence ATGAACAGAGAAACTAAGGTCAAGCCTGTCATGGCCGCACTATTGTTAGGAATATTTATGGCATCTTTGGATAACACCATTGTCGCTACAAGTATGGGTTCGATTATCGGCGATTTAGGTGGAATGGACAAATATGTATGGGTTACTTCCGCTTACTTAGTTGCTGAAATGGCAGGAATGCCGATATTCGGAAAATTATCCGATATGTATGGTCGAAAGAAGTTTTTTATCTTTGGAATATTGTTATTTTTAATTGGTTCGATTTTGTGTGGAACTGCACAAACAATGGTTCAATTATGTGTTTTCCGTGCTATTCAAGGAATTGGTGGCAGTGCATTAATGCCAATCGCTTTCACGATCATTTGGGATGTTGTTCCTAGTGAATCACGCGGAAAAATGAGTGGGTTATTTGGGGCAGTGTTCGGTCTTTCTAGTATAGCAGGCCCTTTACTAGGGTCATTTATTACAGACCACATTCATTGGCGTTGGATTTTTTATATCAACATCCCAATTGGTTTACTTGCTTTAGGTCTTATTGCTTTATTTTACAATGAATCTAAAACGCATTCTCGTCAAATTATTGATTGGGCTGGTGCCATATTCCTTGTAAGCTTTTCTGTATCTCTTATGTTCGCACTCGAATTAGGTGGAGATACGTATAGCTGGAGCTCATGGCAAATTATCTCGTTATTTATTTTATCGGCTGTTTGTTTTGTTGCATTTTTAATCATCGAAAAATATGCGAAAGATCCAATTTTGCCATTTGATTTATTCAAAGAACGTTTATATACTACTAGTGTTTTAACAGGCATGTTCTATGGTGGCGTATTTATGGTTTCTACTATTTATATCCCGCTCTATATTCAAGGGGTAACAGGTGGAAGTGCTACAAACTCAGGTTTATTATTATTACCGATGATGGTAACATCTAGTATAGGAGCAGCCATGGGTGGTGCACTAGCTAATAAGTTTAGCTATCGATCTATAATGATCGTTTCAAGTATTCTCCTTGGAACTGGAGCCATCTTACTTGGAACCTTAGAGCCTTCTACTCCGCGTTGGATGCTGACTATCTATATGATGATTGTAGGCCTTGGAGTTGGTCCTTCCTTCTCGATTCTTGGTATGTCTGCTATTCAAAAAGCTCTTCCTCAACAACGAGGTAGCGCCAGTTCAACGAGTAGTTTCTTGCGCGCTTTAGGAATGACACTTGGTATTACTATTTTTGGCGTAATTCAAAGAAATAGTTTTATTTCAGGGTTACCAGAGTCATTTAAACAAAATGTGGTTGGCGGAAATAGTCGTGCCATTTTATCTCCAGAATTACGCGCTAAAATTCCTGCAGATATTTTGAAGCAAATTACAGATGTTTTATCGAATTCTTTAACTACTACATTTTTGTGGACACTCGTTCCTCTTGCACTTGCGTTTGTTTTTATTTTGTTAATGAGCAAAGAGAAACTATCCGATTCACAAATGTTTCAAGATAAATAA
- a CDS encoding GNAT family N-acetyltransferase — protein sequence MKKWVIWAIEHKQSKKVTGTINIWNLNKEEKSGELGYGIIPAYQGQGLMFKTLLSNS from the coding sequence ATGAAAAAATGGGTAATATGGGCAATAGAACATAAACAATCAAAAAAGGTAACAGGAACTATTAACATATGGAATCTTAATAAGGAAGAAAAAAGTGGAGAACTTGGTTATGGAATTATTCCTGCATATCAAGGGCAAGGATTAATGTTCAAAACCTTATTAAGTAATAGCTGA
- a CDS encoding bifunctional diguanylate cyclase/phosphodiesterase — MMRRQKNINILLVIVFLSVLTFAFINYNSTKQLVLDSVERETNGLLNDFTLEVNRFSMARIAEMQLMAMHISHLLEKDEDITLFLHKQNANMPYFCGLGFITPDGEVNAADGTQFHVKQKESFVRAMNGENMFSSDFSLHQDPSQKVTAISVPVVNSEGKIIGVLSGVINMANIISELADESSLPGIVFLLKENEVIFSSQKEMVFEKVIPHSSQLLNEINKKTNGSWIVDTPTARFVKFQKTESNWVVIVDSISNHDTYKISKAFWNNIFMVLLTLSITFVVFIYVLRLENREKTQSKRDLLTGLGNRVQLEENLAKKLQYTSKKKITLFFINIDHFEDVNERNGYQIGDQLLFKVSRSLLELTGKQNVYRVSNEEFVITSYIDTIQEQRQFALTIVQMLEQPIYFEEGNVLLTASVGVRSYSADDQVELMMRDAAFACKEANKSGGNQFVYFTEQLAKESENNRRIAKKIYQALENDEFYLVYQPIFSISVDQVVSFETLLRWKSPVLGEVGPVDFIPLLEENDSIVKVGSWVIRQVALQVKKWELEGYKDFTVTVNISVKQLQHPTFLRDVETILAETFVEPRMLIFEITESIVAQNIDSAKRILETLNSVGIKIALDDFGTGYSSLSILKMLPFQFMKVDRAFVMEVESDGGESRAILKGILEIASGLELTTIMEGVETKEQLLLLKEMGAHRIQGYYISKPVAPMIAVEFLSKKDKV, encoded by the coding sequence ATGATGAGGCGGCAAAAGAACATCAATATTTTACTAGTAATTGTTTTCCTAAGTGTTCTTACATTTGCATTTATTAACTATAATTCGACAAAACAACTTGTATTGGATTCAGTTGAAAGGGAAACAAATGGACTACTAAATGACTTTACTTTGGAAGTTAATCGCTTTTCCATGGCGCGAATCGCTGAAATGCAATTGATGGCGATGCACATATCTCATTTGCTTGAGAAAGACGAGGACATAACTTTATTTTTACATAAGCAAAATGCTAATATGCCCTATTTTTGTGGGCTTGGTTTTATCACACCAGATGGTGAAGTTAATGCAGCTGATGGAACACAATTTCATGTGAAACAAAAAGAGTCATTTGTACGTGCCATGAACGGTGAAAACATGTTTAGTTCTGATTTTAGCTTGCATCAAGATCCCAGCCAAAAAGTAACGGCAATTTCTGTGCCCGTTGTCAATAGCGAAGGGAAAATTATTGGTGTATTATCCGGTGTAATTAATATGGCTAATATTATTAGCGAACTTGCAGATGAATCAAGTTTGCCGGGAATCGTTTTTTTATTAAAAGAAAATGAGGTTATCTTTAGTTCGCAAAAAGAAATGGTATTTGAGAAGGTAATACCTCATAGCAGTCAATTGTTAAATGAAATCAACAAAAAAACGAATGGTAGCTGGATTGTTGATACGCCCACAGCTCGCTTCGTTAAGTTTCAGAAAACAGAGAGTAATTGGGTCGTTATAGTTGACTCCATTTCAAACCATGATACGTATAAAATCTCAAAAGCATTTTGGAATAATATTTTTATGGTATTATTAACACTTTCTATAACTTTTGTAGTGTTTATATATGTACTTCGACTTGAAAATAGGGAAAAAACACAGTCCAAACGTGATTTATTGACAGGGTTAGGAAATCGCGTTCAACTGGAAGAAAACCTGGCTAAAAAATTACAATACACTTCTAAAAAAAAAATAACACTGTTCTTTATTAATATAGATCATTTCGAAGATGTAAATGAACGGAATGGTTATCAGATTGGTGACCAATTATTGTTTAAAGTGAGTAGAAGTTTATTAGAACTAACAGGAAAGCAAAACGTATATCGAGTTTCAAATGAGGAATTTGTAATAACTTCCTATATCGATACAATCCAGGAGCAAAGGCAGTTTGCCTTAACAATTGTCCAAATGTTGGAGCAACCTATTTACTTTGAAGAAGGGAATGTATTATTAACAGCGAGTGTTGGAGTCCGATCATATTCAGCAGATGACCAAGTAGAACTTATGATGCGAGATGCGGCATTTGCTTGTAAGGAAGCAAATAAAAGTGGCGGAAATCAATTTGTTTATTTTACCGAGCAATTGGCGAAAGAAAGTGAAAATAATCGACGTATTGCTAAAAAAATATATCAAGCACTAGAAAATGATGAGTTTTACTTAGTTTACCAACCTATTTTTAGTATATCAGTTGATCAAGTTGTCAGTTTCGAAACGTTGCTCCGATGGAAATCGCCGGTTTTGGGGGAAGTGGGTCCCGTAGATTTTATTCCATTGTTAGAAGAAAATGACTCGATTGTCAAAGTAGGCAGTTGGGTCATTCGACAGGTGGCATTGCAAGTGAAGAAGTGGGAGCTTGAGGGATACAAAGACTTTACTGTTACTGTCAATATTTCGGTTAAACAACTTCAACATCCAACCTTTTTACGTGATGTAGAAACAATTTTGGCAGAGACTTTTGTGGAACCAAGGATGCTCATATTTGAAATTACAGAATCGATCGTAGCTCAAAATATTGATTCTGCTAAGCGAATTTTAGAAACCCTCAATTCCGTGGGAATTAAAATAGCATTGGATGATTTTGGAACAGGTTATTCGTCATTGTCCATTTTAAAAATGTTGCCGTTTCAATTTATGAAAGTCGATCGTGCTTTTGTAATGGAAGTAGAAAGTGATGGGGGAGAGTCACGAGCAATATTGAAAGGGATTTTGGAAATTGCGAGTGGACTCGAATTGACGACTATAATGGAAGGTGTCGAAACGAAGGAACAATTGCTTCTCCTAAAAGAAATGGGAGCCCATAGAATCCAAGGATATTATATTAGCAAGCCAGTAGCACCAATGATTGCAGTAGAATTTTTGAGCAAGAAAGACAAAGTGTAG
- a CDS encoding YhgE/Pip domain-containing protein yields MKNSLNIFRTDIQNICRNWVAAVLIGGLIFLPSLYAWLNIYASWDPYAHTNQLPVAIVNEDAGAEVHGDKLNVGNELVNTLKNNQDMEWSFTSRKIAMEKVEYGDFFAVIIIPKNFSEKLASVLSDYPEKATMEYYVNEKINSIAPKITEKGASVIVENVSSQFTATVNGIIFNLFNNLGVELEKDMPDIKNFEEYVIKVQKDLPAIHELLTGTQDDIASAQSIIHKAQSLMPQAKEITANGIETIETALSFLSKAQNRLNTMAPVIENDLEKVLKMSKEMLQTTQNIKPNFTELDKLKKELDNKMTSSIQTVHSIEEDLNWLNNLNHAESLSSLILNQQEKLTEAINKTAHLKKLLLEAQTNTGVINEQVIGKEQQMSAMLNDFQKVAENTSVQLDAFIKEYKDSIEPTILAEVNNARNTLQNATVTLRSIQDTLPKVERTLKNTDDHIKEGKKTLDLAVSQYPYISHKVNELAERIKKVQGETNINEIIELLRNDPEAERSFFEEPVILNENKLFPIANYGTGMTPFYTVLAIWVGCLLLISLLATDVKHDKIIREREVYFGRLFTFSAIGLLQALIVTIGDIVLLGVDVKDSYWFVLFGFLISFVFMTIVYTLVSVFGDVGKAFAIVMLVLQIAGSGGTYPVVLLPKFFQWINPALPFTYAVSLMREAVGGILWQRVIQDIIFLILTALAFILFATFLKEKVNHKTRDLLNKSKESGLFH; encoded by the coding sequence ATGAAAAACAGTTTGAATATATTCCGGACTGACATTCAAAACATATGCCGAAATTGGGTAGCCGCAGTACTTATTGGAGGTTTAATTTTCCTACCTTCTTTATATGCATGGCTTAATATTTATGCCTCTTGGGATCCTTATGCTCATACTAATCAACTACCAGTTGCTATTGTTAATGAGGACGCTGGTGCAGAAGTTCATGGAGATAAATTAAACGTAGGAAATGAACTAGTGAACACTTTGAAAAATAATCAAGACATGGAATGGTCTTTTACATCTCGAAAAATAGCTATGGAAAAAGTAGAGTACGGCGATTTTTTTGCAGTCATTATCATTCCCAAAAACTTTTCCGAAAAGCTAGCATCTGTTCTATCGGATTATCCCGAAAAAGCAACTATGGAATACTATGTGAATGAAAAAATTAATTCCATCGCGCCGAAGATAACAGAAAAAGGGGCAAGTGTTATTGTCGAGAACGTTAGTAGCCAATTCACAGCAACCGTTAATGGCATCATCTTCAACCTTTTCAATAATCTAGGTGTTGAACTCGAAAAAGATATGCCTGATATTAAGAACTTTGAAGAGTATGTAATAAAAGTGCAAAAAGATTTACCCGCAATTCATGAGTTACTTACTGGCACCCAAGACGATATTGCATCTGCCCAGTCCATTATCCACAAGGCACAATCACTTATGCCACAAGCAAAAGAGATAACTGCGAATGGTATCGAAACAATCGAAACTGCCCTATCCTTCTTGTCCAAAGCCCAAAATCGTTTAAATACTATGGCTCCAGTTATCGAAAATGACTTAGAAAAAGTATTGAAGATGTCGAAGGAAATGCTACAAACAACACAAAATATCAAACCCAATTTTACTGAGTTGGACAAGTTAAAGAAGGAACTCGACAATAAGATGACCTCCTCCATTCAAACAGTCCATTCTATCGAAGAAGACCTAAATTGGTTAAATAATTTAAACCATGCAGAATCTCTATCTTCATTAATATTAAACCAACAAGAAAAATTGACAGAAGCAATTAATAAAACTGCTCATTTGAAGAAGCTATTATTAGAAGCTCAGACCAATACAGGAGTAATAAACGAACAAGTAATAGGCAAAGAACAACAAATGTCAGCTATGTTAAATGACTTTCAAAAAGTTGCAGAGAACACTTCCGTTCAATTAGATGCATTTATAAAGGAATACAAAGATTCAATCGAACCAACCATTCTTGCGGAAGTAAATAATGCAAGAAATACATTACAAAATGCTACCGTAACATTGAGAAGTATCCAGGATACATTACCTAAAGTCGAACGTACTCTAAAAAATACAGACGACCATATAAAAGAAGGAAAAAAGACTTTAGATCTGGCAGTATCTCAGTATCCTTATATAAGCCATAAAGTGAATGAGTTAGCTGAAAGAATAAAGAAAGTTCAAGGGGAAACGAATATCAATGAAATTATTGAGTTACTTCGTAATGATCCAGAAGCAGAACGTAGCTTTTTTGAAGAACCTGTCATTTTAAATGAAAATAAGCTCTTTCCTATTGCAAATTACGGAACTGGAATGACCCCATTCTATACAGTCCTTGCCATTTGGGTCGGTTGTTTACTCCTTATCTCACTGCTTGCTACAGACGTTAAACACGACAAAATAATAAGGGAGCGTGAAGTCTATTTCGGAAGATTATTTACCTTCTCTGCAATTGGTCTTCTCCAAGCATTGATCGTAACAATCGGGGATATTGTTTTATTAGGTGTGGATGTAAAGGATTCCTACTGGTTTGTTCTCTTCGGGTTTCTGATTAGCTTCGTTTTCATGACAATAGTATATACATTAGTTTCTGTATTTGGTGACGTTGGAAAGGCTTTTGCAATAGTTATGCTTGTATTGCAGATTGCTGGGTCAGGGGGAACGTACCCAGTTGTTTTATTGCCAAAATTTTTTCAGTGGATTAATCCAGCTCTACCCTTCACCTATGCTGTTAGCTTAATGCGAGAAGCAGTAGGCGGCATCCTTTGGCAACGCGTCATCCAAGATATTATATTTCTCATACTAACTGCACTTGCGTTTATATTGTTTGCCACTTTCCTAAAAGAGAAAGTAAACCATAAAACAAGAGATTTGTTAAACAAATCGAAAGAATCAGGATTATTTCATTAA
- a CDS encoding small, acid-soluble spore protein tlp, with protein MPNTSQRPNDLATNKERLKKTINNMEAAEAATEFAEGKELATIKEKNERRKESIEVLKNEVNAEAKSSINGYI; from the coding sequence ATGCCCAATACTAGCCAAAGACCGAATGATTTAGCGACTAATAAAGAAAGGCTAAAGAAAACAATTAATAATATGGAAGCAGCAGAAGCAGCAACGGAATTTGCAGAGGGAAAAGAACTTGCTACTATTAAGGAAAAGAATGAACGACGCAAAGAGAGTATAGAGGTTTTGAAAAATGAAGTAAATGCCGAGGCAAAGTCAAGCATTAACGGTTACATTTAA